Genomic window (Nitrospirales bacterium LBB_01):
TTGGATGCCAGAACGTTCACTCCAATATCAGAAAAGACTTTTTGGTATTTGGATATTGCCTCGTCTTTGCTCATTTTAAGTTTTCTCGTGTCAACGGAATTAATTATAGTTTTTTGTATCTCACCAACTATGTCTGGAGTTATCGGATAGTCTGCAATCCATCCGTTTCTTGGAGCAATCCCAATATCCCCAAGGATTGTTTCGGATTCGATTTCATCTGCAGTCGTACTTAGAGAAAATTCTTGTACAATTTTAACAGCAAGATGCCCCTCACGTACTAATGGTTGTGAAATTGAGGGGGATGTCTGGTTAGGTTGCGACAGTTCTGGTGTTGTCTCAGAAAAACCGTGCAACGGGAAAAATAATATCAAAAGCAAAATAAAACCGCCAAAGAGCCATCCTCTTTGCAACTTAGTTAACCACATTTCTTTCATCGCAGTCAGTCCCCTGTCTATATATTTTTACTCTTACTAACTATTTAGACACAATGAATATGATAAAGGTTTAACAGATTTACAAAAAATATTTTTATACCCTACAATGACTGGTCAAGCGTAACCTTTTTTAAAATATCTGTGGCTCTTTTAAAATCTGTCATTATTTGTTCTCTTAGCGCATCAGGGTTAGGAAACACTTTCTCGTCTCTCAGACGTTCTATAAAATGAACCCGCATGGTTTTCCCCACGGCATTGCCATCATAGTTAAACACATGAACCTCATAACTTGTTGGGTTTTCGCCAAATGTGGGGTTACTCCCAATATTTGCAGCCCCGTCATAGATACGGCCGTCAATCTGAACCTTTACGGCATAGACGCCACCCCGCGGCACTAACTCATCCGGCAGTGAAAGGTTTGCCGTTGGTATCTGAAGGATGCTTTTACCGCGTCCTGTGCCGGTTATTATTTCCGATTGTATGAAGTAGGGGCGCCCGAGGTAGCAGGTAGCATGTGCCATGTCGCCCTTTAGCAGATGATGACGAATTAAACTGCTGCTTATCACTGCCCTGTCTCTTTTAACGTTTCTAACTACTTGAAATTTAAATCGATACTTCTTACCTCGTCTTCGGAGTGAGTCCGTTGTGCCCTTTTTACCTTTGCCAAATCTGTAATTGTGCCCAACTATCACATGGCTTACGTTTAACAAGCCTACAAGCACATTTTCTACAAAATAATCCGGCTCCGTCTTGGAAAATCTCTTATTGAAATCTATACAAAGAAGCACGTCCACACCTACTCTTCCTATAAGCTCAGCTTTTATATCAAAAGGCGTCAGTATCTTTACACCCTTCTGCGGATTTACAATCTTAAGCGGATGGGGGTCAAAGGTAATCACAATAGACGTACCGTTTGACTTTTGTGCCGCCTCTTTTACACGTTCAAGTATTCGTCTGTGCCCTGTGTGCACACCGTCAAAATTTCCAAGAGTTACGACAGGTACCGGATACTTCTTTACAAGATTATCCAGCCCTCTTATTACCTCCAACGTTGTCTCCTTAAAAAATTATTCTTAACCACGTAAACTATACATTATACAATTTCCTAAAAAAATAGTGTTATAATTAGATGTGGCATCTATGAAAATAAAAACATATCCGGCAGCAGTGCTGATGAGAAAGGCCGCAGCAGTGGAAAACATAGACGGAAAGATCGTAAGACTCATTGATGATATGAAAGCAACACTGTTTGAGTGCGAGGGTCAGGGACTGGCAGCCCCTCAGGTTGGTCACTCTACTAAAATCATCATAGCTGATCCTTCAATTAAAGAGCCTGAAAAGTATAAGCTGACTGTAATAATCAATCCTGATATTGTCTATTCAGAGGGTGTTATGGAATCGGTGGAGGGCTGCCTGAGTCTTCCAAAGGCTACTTTCACAGTGCATAGAGCTATGAGGGTTTTTGTAAAGGGACTTGACATAGACGGTAATCCTCTTGAGATAGAGGCTATCGGTAATTTTGCACGCATTCTTCAGCATGAAATTGACCACCTGCACGGCTTACTGCTGCTTAATAGGATAAGTGAGGGCGAAAAAACCGCTTATGATAAAAAGAATTTGAAAAATCCAAAACGCAAGTTTTTTTTAAAAGATTAGGAAACCGGTAGATGAATATAGTTTTTTGGGGGACGCCGTGGTTTTCAGTGCCTACTCTTGAGGCATTAATTAAGAGCGGACATAGGGTCTCGCTTGTTATAACCCAGCCGGATAAGGGCAGAAGGTCAAAAGTGATAATACCTCCGGTTAAACAGGCAGCAAAGGCAGCTGGGATTGAGGTGATGCAGCCTGAGGGTCTTAAATCAGAAGCTCTTATCAGCAAGTTGGAAACACTTAATCATGACGTTAATGTTGTTATTGCTTATGGCAAAATTCTACCCGTTGAGATACTAAACATCCCAAAGTTTAAATCTATAAATGTTCACGCCTCACTGCTTCCTAACTACCGCGGAGCAGCTCCAATCCAGTGGGCACTAATAAACGGTGACACAGAAACCGGAGTTAGCACTATGCTCATGGATGAGGGGATTGATACAGGGCATGTTTACTACACAGAGAAAGAGATTATCAAAGATGACGACACGTATGAATCTTTAGGGCTGAGACTCTCTAAACAAGGAGCGGAGTTATTAGTAAAGACGCTAAGAGACATAGAGACCGGAGTTGTCACTCCAACCCCACAACTGGGAGAATCTACCTATGCACGGATTCTAAAAAAAGAGGACGGCCTTATTAACTGGAACAAATCGGCCGCACACATCGTAAATATGACACGGGGGCTTTACCCATGGCCAGGAGCCTATACGTTTTTTAACGGTCAGAGGGTTAAAATACTGAAAGCTACGGCAGTATTAACTGAAGGAAGTTGGGCAGAACCTGCCACTGTGATACATCAAAGTGTCAGAGACGGCCTTATTATATCCTGTGGGGAGGGTACGTTGTCAATATTGGAGCTTCAACCAGAGGGTAAAAAAGCCATGTCCTACGCTGACTTTATAGCAGGCAGAGTAAAAACTCCAGCGGATGTTATTAATGTGGGTTAAATTTAAAATATTTTGGGTCAAATTTCTGCGCGCCGTCACTCTAAAGGTGCTCTATCCGTTTCTTATGCTATTGGGAGCTTTCATAAAGAGCAAAAAAGAGGCGTTTCAGGATTTCATTATAAATATTAACAATAAACTTGTAATGAAGCTGGGCATTAAGAGTTCAAGGCTCTTGATAATGCTCCCGCACTGTCTTCAGATTGATAAGTGTGACATCCGGATTACCAATGATATCAATAACTGTAAAAGATGCGGCAGGTGTAATGTTAAAGACTTAATATCTGTAGCAGAGGAGTGCAATCTTAAACTCTATGTGGCGACAGGCGGCTCAATAGCACGAAAACTGGTTAAGGACATCCGGCCTGACGCCATAGTGGCTGTTGCCTGCCAGCGGGATTTAAGCAGCGGGATAGCCGATGCGCATCCTCTGCCTGTCATAGGAGTGCACAACGAAAGGCCGTTTGGTCCCTGTTACAATACAAAAGTAAACGTTGAAAAAGTGCAGGAGGCGATAAGAACATTTTTTCAGTAAACTTTTTTGGACTGTTTCATATACTCTTTCCCAAAAACTCTTCCAATTCATCTACAGAACCGGAGCTTTTGATAAGATTTTTGAGCTCTTCAAGTTTATCTATAGAGTTTATAACCCTGACTATGTTCATAAGCTCAAGTCCTGCTAAACCATATTTGAGTTCAAGCCCCAATTCAATACCCTCAAGTAACCCCTCCTGCTTACCCTTAAACAATCCCCTCTCAATTCCCTTTTCAATCCCTCTCTCAATCCCCTTCTCAATTCCCTTTTCAATCCCTCTCTCAATTCCTCTCTCAATTCCCTTTTCCATCCCCTGTTTGTACCTGACATCGCGTTCTATATCATAAACCAAAGCCATTTCACTTACCTCCTTACATACGTTTTCCTGTAAATCCCTCAGTTGTGCCAAAACCTCCAACTGTCTTATGTATTTTAAACGACTAACCTCCTCTTTTACGGTTCCCATTATTTTGTTTAACAGTCTCTTTATTACTATTGTATCATCTTTTGAGCCAAAATTACATAAAATACCAAGTATTATCTCCGCCGGTGTATTGGAATTTATGAATTTTTCACAATCTATACTCCTGAAGTCTATTATGTCATATTCAAAGGTCATTTTTTCATCTTTGATGTGATTTTTCATTCTGAGCGGTTCTTTACCAACGTAAAACAGCACCTGTTTTACCGGTTTTCCATAAGTCTGACTGATATAAATCCGGTAACGAAGCATTCTATACGGCATATTGCTGTCATTTGTGGCTTGAAACTCTATATGCAAAATGTATGTGCTGCCATCGTGTAAACTAACCTCAAGTAGAAAGTCGGCTTCTCTTTCGTCAGTAATCTGTAGTTTAGTTTTTAACGGCTTTATTGATTTAGCTTTTATGCCCAACACCTCTGACATTAACACTTGCAACACACCGCGCAGGCTCTCTTTTAATATCTTATCGTATCGTCCTGACATATAATTCACAGTAACACAATTTTATAATAGCATTCAACTTATTTTACAGAGACTACAACCAGCTTTTTACGTGTAACAAAAGTGTCAGCTTTCAAATAATAAATTGTTTGCTCGTCATTTCATTATAAAGATTGGAGCAATTTGTGCCAACTTAAAAAGGATAATATCGCTTAACTACAATTAAGATATGAATTTAAAAAAATTAACCGCTACACTGTTGACATAATGATAAATATAATGCTAAACTCACGGAAACTGGAACATTACAGACCACAAAAAAATAAATTTTAGGAGGACATTTTAAGTATGGCAGCACAAAAGAAGAGAATGGCGATAATAGCAAGCAAAGGGACTTTGGATATGGCTTATCCCCCGTTAATCCTTGCTTCTACCGCAGCAGCAATGGACGTTGACGTGCAGATATTTTTTACTCTTTACGGTGTGGATATAATAAACAAAAAGAAGTACAAGAATCTTCAGGTAGCCCCTATTGGCAATCCTGCAATGCCCTCTCCGATTCCGATGCCTAACATAATCGGAATGCTGCCCGGCATGACACCAATGGCAACCATGATGATGAAAAGTATGATCAAAAAAATCAACTGGCCGACAATCCCTGAGCTTATTGACGCTTGCCGTGAGGTTGACGTCAGAATGATAGCCTGTACGCCTACAGTGGAGATGACCGGCATATCTAAGGATGACCTCATAGATGGCGTTGTACTTGCCGGAGCTGCAGAGTTCCTTAACTTTGCTCTTGACGCTAACATCACCTTGTTTATCTAAATTGAACAGATAGTGATTTTCAGTTTGAATATTACTCAAGTATAGACTAAGGGATATAAGTTACATAACTAATAAGGCGGATCAATTCCGCTTTATTAGTTTGTGTAGGGTTAATCTTTGTTTGCACAGACTGCCATAGACTACCAATGTCAATTTATGAGTATCTATTAAAAAAAAACTTTTCGTGACTATAGTTACATAACTTACAATAATATGTTATGCTATTATCGTGCGTTAGCAGGAGGACTTGCGCGAGAAGTACAAGTTTTTTTTGAAAGGAGGAGACATGCAGAGATCTGTAATCAGAAGTATTTGTGCAAGTACAGCAGGGTATCTCATCATCCTAAGTGTGTTGTTTTTGCCGCAATTTTCTAAAACATCATACGGAGCCGATATGGATACCGGCAAAAAGGTTTTTGAAAGCCGCTGTGCCATTTGTCATGGTGCTAAGGGGGACGGAAACGGAGTAATTGGAATTGTAGAAAAAGGAGTAGTTGGTGACAAACTCTGGTCAGTCTATCCCAGAGACTTAACTGTTGGTACATTTAAGTTTAGATCAACTCCTTCAGGCTGTCTGCCTACTCAGGCCGACCTTGAGTACATAGTTTCAAAGGGTATTATGAGAGCAGCAATGCCATCTCACAAGGATGTTTCTAAGTCCGACGTTGACGCAGTTATTGTGTATGTAAAGTCACTTTCAACGCGGTGGCAAGAGGAGCAGCCCTGCAAAACCTTTACAGCGGCAAAACCAAAGTGGGTAGGTTCTGCTGACTCCGTAAAGAAGGGGCAGGAAGTGTATGACAAAATGAAGTGCTGGGAGTGTCATGGTAAAGAAGGTAAAGGAGACGGTCCCAAGTCAAATGAAATCAAAGACGACTTTGGTAAGCCGATTTTGCCGTTTAATTTTACCACTGGAGAACTTAAGCGCGGCTCATCGCCCGAAAATGTCTATATGACTTTTACAACCGGACTTGACGGCACTGGAATGCCCTCTTATGAGGATTCTTTAAACGAGGAACAACGGTGGAATCTGGTCTCTTACACTTTAAAACTCATGAAAAAATAACAGGCTGACGCTTGTTGACGTTGTGGCATTAAAGTGTCAAAGCAAAACAAGTGTTGTCCTATGAAGGAGGGGTAAAAATTATATGGCCAATTTATCAAGAAGGAATTTCTTAAAAGCGACCGGCAGTGGGCTTTTGTTGACTATGGCCGGGGGTACCGAGGCCTTAGCGATGCACGCCCTTGAGCCTGCCGTCGGTGTGGCTAACCCGCTTAGCCATTACCCAGCTCGCGATTGGGAAAAACTCTACAGGGATATTTATAAAGCTGACTCAAGTTTTGTGTTTATGTGTACACCAAACTGTACGCACAACTGCTACCTTCGTGCGTATGTGAAAAATGGAGTAGTGGTGCGTGTCGGTCCGTCACAGAATTATCACAAAGCAACCGACGTCTATGGAACTAAAGCGTCTCAGCGCTGGGACCCGCGTCACTGTAACAAAGGGATTTCGTTAGTAAGGCGTTTCTATGGCGACCGCCGTGTAAAAAGCCCCATGATACGTAAAGGATTTCTTGAGTGGGTGGAAAAAGGTTTTCCGCGTGACGAAAACGGAATGCCTCCAGCAGAGATGTTTCGCCGCGGCGAGGACACCTATGTTGCAGTAGAATGGGAAAAAGCATACGAAATAGCAGCAAAGACCTTTCATGAAATAGCAAAAACCTATTCAGGCGATAAGGGAGCACAACTACTTAAAAAACAAGACTACGATGAGGCTATGATTAAACGTATGGATGGCGCCGGTACAAGAGCTATGAAGTTCAGAGGCGGTATGCCTGCACTGGGTTCAATCAAGCTCTTCGGGCAATACCGTACAGCAAACTCGATGGCCCTTTTAGACAAATATGTCAGAAAGGTGGACGATGATAAAGCTGTTGGCGGCGTTGGACTGGATAACTATACGTGGCATACCGATTTGCCTCCAGGACATCCTATGGTTTGCGGACAGCAGACCATTGATTTTGATTTGTCTAATGTCGAGTACTGTAACATAGTTGTCTGCTGGGGTATAAACTGGATTTCCACTAAAATGCCTGACGGTCATTGGCTTACCGAGGCGCGCATGAAGGGCAAAAAAGTTATTGCAATAACTGCCGAGTACAGCTCTACGTGCAGCAAATCAGATGAGATTGTAATCATGAGACCAGGCACTGACCCTGCATTGGCTCTTGGAATAGCCCATGTTTTGATTAAAGAAAACCTCTATGACAAGAAATTCGTTAAAACTCACACAGACCTCCCTATGCTTATCAGGATGGACACCGGCAACATGTGTAAGGCAGCCGATGTGATTAAAGATTATAAGCAAAAAGTACTTACAATGAAAAAGATAGTGAAAGAAGCAAAGGATTTGCCTAAACCTGCAGCAACAAACGAGGGTATGCCTGGCGTTACAGAAGCTATGCGTAACTCATGGGGCGATTACGTCATGTGGGACACTAAAAGCGGAAAACCAGTTGCCGTTAGCAGTGACGACGTAGGCGAGCATTTCCATAAACTCGGTATAGAGCCTGCCATTGAGGGTGAGTTCACAGTTACAATTGGTGGCAAAGATGTAAAAGTGCGCCCTGTGTTTGATGTAGTTAAGCAGCACTTGTTTGACACATGGACGCCTGAAAACACGTCTAAGGTAACTTGGGCGCCAGTTTCTGCCATCTATAGCCTTGCCAGACAATTTGCCAAAAACCCTGAGAAAGTTCTTTTTACTGTCGGAATGGGACCAAACCAGATGTTTAACGCTGACCAAAAAGACAGAGCAATATTTTTAGTGGCAGCGTTGACAAGAAACGTTGGCTTCTTCGGTGGTAATGTGGGAAGTTACGCAGGTAACTACCGAGCAGCATACTTTAATGGAATGCCGCAGTACATGGCTGAAAATCCTTTTGATATAACACTAGACCCAACAAAACCAGCTAAAGTTAAACTAACATATGCAATGCAGTCGGCACATTACTACTCTCACGGAGATCAGCCTCTAAAGGTGCATGGTCATTATTTTAACGGAAAAAGCCACATGCCGTTTCCAACAAAATCCATGTGGTTTTCAGCCTCAAACTCCATTTTGGGTAACGCTAAGGGTCACTATGAGATAGTAATGAACCTGTTGCGCCATCCAGCGTACCGCGCTAAGGGGATGCACAAGCGTATGATAGAGGCTGTGTTTGTAAATGAGTGGTGGTGGACCGGTACATGTGAGTATGCTGACATCGTTTTTGGTGTTGATAGCTGGGCAGAGTATAATCTTCACGACATGACACAGTCTTGCACCAATCCCTTTATGCAGATTATGCCGCTTACTGAAATTAAGCGTATCCACAATACAAAGAGCAATGGCGAAACCTATCAGGGTGTAGCTCATGCACTGGCAAAAATCACGGGAGATAAACGCTTTGACGATTACTGGGCTTTAATGAACGCTCCATACAAGGCAAAGCCATATATTCAACGCGTACTGAGCCACTCTAATATGTTTAAAGGCTACGACGTAGAGGATCTACTGGTAAAGGCTAAAGATGGTATTCCTGCTTTGATGATGGGTAGAACCTATCCGAAATTCATTGGTTATGAGCAGAGCAATGAGTCAAAGCCCTGGTTTACTAAATCAGGGAGACTGGAGTTTTACCGCGACGAGCAGGAGTTTAAGGACTATGGCGAGAGCATTCCTCTTCATCGTGAACCAATAGATGCTACGTTCTATGAGCCAAATTGTATCGTAGCCTCACCACATCCGTTGATAAAGCCAAAGACTCCTGAGGACTACGGCTGGCCAAGCAGTGATCTCAGCCGTGAAACGCGCCAAGCGCGTAACGTTATCTATACGGTGGATCAACTGTTAAAGACAGAGCATCCGCTCATAAAGGATAAATTTAACTTCATATGGTTAACACCCAAGTACCGCCATGCCGTGCATACCTTTGCCTCAGATATAGATTACCTGTCAGTGTGGTGGGGGCCATTTGGCGATATGTACCGCAAAGATAAGCGTAAACCGTGGGTAGGTGAGGGATACATTGATATGCACCCAGAGGACGCAAGAGCCTATGGGATTGAGGACGGTGATTACGTGTGGGTTGATGCAGACCCAGAGGATATGCCTTTTACTGGCTGGAAAGAACGCCCAAAAGAGTACAAAGTAGCCCGTTGCATGCTTAGAGCAAGATATTATCCCGGCACTCCGCGTGGAGTCACAAGGACATGGTTTAACCTGTATATGGCCTCTTTTGGCTCAGTAAAGGGGCATGAGACCAGAAAGGATGGGCTAGCCAAGAGTCCTACCACCGGTTACCAGTCGCTGTATCGTTATGGCGGACACCAGAGCGGCACACGCTCATGGCTTAGACCAACACTTCTTACCGATACCCTGGTTCGTAAAGAGCTAATGGGACAGGCAACTGGAGTTGGATTCTGCCCTGATGTGCATTGTGCTAACGGTGCTCCTCGTGAGTCTTTTATTAAGTTTTCAAAAGCAGAGGACGGAGGCGAAAGCGGTAAGGGTAAGTGGAGACCTGTCACTTTAGGCGGACGCCCAACACAGGAAAGTGACAGCTTTAAAAAATATCTGAGCGGGCAGTATGTCTGATAATACCAGCAAAGGAGGAAATAGATAATGGAAGACGTCTTTAACTGGCAAATAAACCGGAACATGAAGTACCCATATCCAGCAGCAATGCCTGAGAAACAATTTGCCGCAGTTTTTGACATAAATAAGTGCATCGGATGCCAGACCTGCTCCATAACCTGTAAGACTACATGGACGGCAGGACGCGGGCAGGAGTATATGTTTTGGAATAACGTTGAATCAAAGCCTTACGGCGGATACCCGCTGTACTGGGATTCCAAACTGTTAGAGAAGATTGGCGGAGGTAAGTGGAACAACAATACTTACGAGGGTAAGACAATATTTGAAAAGGCGGCTGAGGAAAACAAAAGCGTAGAAGGATTCCTGCCTGCTCTTGAAGACTGGTCTTATCCCAATATGGGAGAGGATGAGATTTCTGGAGGAGATGTAAAACAGGGAATGCACATTGAGTCGCTTCCGCATCCAATTTGGTTTTTCTATCTGCCGAGAATCTGCAACCACTGCAGTTATCCGGCATGTGTGGCGGCATGTCCTCGCCAGTCGGTCTATAAAAGGCCAGAGGATGGCATAGTGCTGATAGATCAGTCCCGCTGTCAGGGTTACAGGCAGTGTGTGTCGGGCTGTCCGTACAAAAAGCCTATGTATAATGCTACTACCAATAGGAGTGAAAAGTGCGTGGCCTGTTATCCAAAGACAGAGGTCAGCCTTCACACCCAGTGTATGGAGCACTGTATAGGGAAAATCAGAACTCAGGGATGGCTTAGTCAGCCTGACAAGGCAGATCCAAGTAATCCAATTGATTACCTTGTGCATATTAAGAAAATTGCGCTTCCTCTGTATCCGCAGTTCGGAACACAGCCTAACATCTATTACATACCTCCGATTCATGTTCCATCGCCGTATCTTGTGCAGATGTTTGGAACGGGCGTGGATGCTGCGATTAAAGCTTATAAGGCTGCGCCATCGGATACTACTCTGAAGGGGCTGTTGGTTTTGTTTGGCAGTTGTGCCGAGCTTATGACTAAGTTTGAAGTTAAAAACGATATTGCTATCGGTTACAACAGCAAGGGTGACGTCGTTGCAC
Coding sequences:
- a CDS encoding bifunctional riboflavin kinase/FAD synthetase, yielding MEVIRGLDNLVKKYPVPVVTLGNFDGVHTGHRRILERVKEAAQKSNGTSIVITFDPHPLKIVNPQKGVKILTPFDIKAELIGRVGVDVLLCIDFNKRFSKTEPDYFVENVLVGLLNVSHVIVGHNYRFGKGKKGTTDSLRRRGKKYRFKFQVVRNVKRDRAVISSSLIRHHLLKGDMAHATCYLGRPYFIQSEIITGTGRGKSILQIPTANLSLPDELVPRGGVYAVKVQIDGRIYDGAANIGSNPTFGENPTSYEVHVFNYDGNAVGKTMRVHFIERLRDEKVFPNPDALREQIMTDFKRATDILKKVTLDQSL
- the def gene encoding peptide deformylase, with translation MKIKTYPAAVLMRKAAAVENIDGKIVRLIDDMKATLFECEGQGLAAPQVGHSTKIIIADPSIKEPEKYKLTVIINPDIVYSEGVMESVEGCLSLPKATFTVHRAMRVFVKGLDIDGNPLEIEAIGNFARILQHEIDHLHGLLLLNRISEGEKTAYDKKNLKNPKRKFFLKD
- a CDS encoding methionyl-tRNA formyltransferase — encoded protein: MNIVFWGTPWFSVPTLEALIKSGHRVSLVITQPDKGRRSKVIIPPVKQAAKAAGIEVMQPEGLKSEALISKLETLNHDVNVVIAYGKILPVEILNIPKFKSINVHASLLPNYRGAAPIQWALINGDTETGVSTMLMDEGIDTGHVYYTEKEIIKDDDTYESLGLRLSKQGAELLVKTLRDIETGVVTPTPQLGESTYARILKKEDGLINWNKSAAHIVNMTRGLYPWPGAYTFFNGQRVKILKATAVLTEGSWAEPATVIHQSVRDGLIISCGEGTLSILELQPEGKKAMSYADFIAGRVKTPADVINVG
- a CDS encoding DUF116 domain-containing protein, producing MWVKFKIFWVKFLRAVTLKVLYPFLMLLGAFIKSKKEAFQDFIININNKLVMKLGIKSSRLLIMLPHCLQIDKCDIRITNDINNCKRCGRCNVKDLISVAEECNLKLYVATGGSIARKLVKDIRPDAIVAVACQRDLSSGIADAHPLPVIGVHNERPFGPCYNTKVNVEKVQEAIRTFFQ
- a CDS encoding peroxiredoxin family protein: MAAQKKRMAIIASKGTLDMAYPPLILASTAAAMDVDVQIFFTLYGVDIINKKKYKNLQVAPIGNPAMPSPIPMPNIIGMLPGMTPMATMMMKSMIKKINWPTIPELIDACREVDVRMIACTPTVEMTGISKDDLIDGVVLAGAAEFLNFALDANITLFI
- a CDS encoding c-type cytochrome is translated as MQRSVIRSICASTAGYLIILSVLFLPQFSKTSYGADMDTGKKVFESRCAICHGAKGDGNGVIGIVEKGVVGDKLWSVYPRDLTVGTFKFRSTPSGCLPTQADLEYIVSKGIMRAAMPSHKDVSKSDVDAVIVYVKSLSTRWQEEQPCKTFTAAKPKWVGSADSVKKGQEVYDKMKCWECHGKEGKGDGPKSNEIKDDFGKPILPFNFTTGELKRGSSPENVYMTFTTGLDGTGMPSYEDSLNEEQRWNLVSYTLKLMKK
- a CDS encoding molybdopterin-dependent oxidoreductase, producing the protein MANLSRRNFLKATGSGLLLTMAGGTEALAMHALEPAVGVANPLSHYPARDWEKLYRDIYKADSSFVFMCTPNCTHNCYLRAYVKNGVVVRVGPSQNYHKATDVYGTKASQRWDPRHCNKGISLVRRFYGDRRVKSPMIRKGFLEWVEKGFPRDENGMPPAEMFRRGEDTYVAVEWEKAYEIAAKTFHEIAKTYSGDKGAQLLKKQDYDEAMIKRMDGAGTRAMKFRGGMPALGSIKLFGQYRTANSMALLDKYVRKVDDDKAVGGVGLDNYTWHTDLPPGHPMVCGQQTIDFDLSNVEYCNIVVCWGINWISTKMPDGHWLTEARMKGKKVIAITAEYSSTCSKSDEIVIMRPGTDPALALGIAHVLIKENLYDKKFVKTHTDLPMLIRMDTGNMCKAADVIKDYKQKVLTMKKIVKEAKDLPKPAATNEGMPGVTEAMRNSWGDYVMWDTKSGKPVAVSSDDVGEHFHKLGIEPAIEGEFTVTIGGKDVKVRPVFDVVKQHLFDTWTPENTSKVTWAPVSAIYSLARQFAKNPEKVLFTVGMGPNQMFNADQKDRAIFLVAALTRNVGFFGGNVGSYAGNYRAAYFNGMPQYMAENPFDITLDPTKPAKVKLTYAMQSAHYYSHGDQPLKVHGHYFNGKSHMPFPTKSMWFSASNSILGNAKGHYEIVMNLLRHPAYRAKGMHKRMIEAVFVNEWWWTGTCEYADIVFGVDSWAEYNLHDMTQSCTNPFMQIMPLTEIKRIHNTKSNGETYQGVAHALAKITGDKRFDDYWALMNAPYKAKPYIQRVLSHSNMFKGYDVEDLLVKAKDGIPALMMGRTYPKFIGYEQSNESKPWFTKSGRLEFYRDEQEFKDYGESIPLHREPIDATFYEPNCIVASPHPLIKPKTPEDYGWPSSDLSRETRQARNVIYTVDQLLKTEHPLIKDKFNFIWLTPKYRHAVHTFASDIDYLSVWWGPFGDMYRKDKRKPWVGEGYIDMHPEDARAYGIEDGDYVWVDADPEDMPFTGWKERPKEYKVARCMLRARYYPGTPRGVTRTWFNLYMASFGSVKGHETRKDGLAKSPTTGYQSLYRYGGHQSGTRSWLRPTLLTDTLVRKELMGQATGVGFCPDVHCANGAPRESFIKFSKAEDGGESGKGKWRPVTLGGRPTQESDSFKKYLSGQYV
- a CDS encoding dehydrogenase, whose translation is MEDVFNWQINRNMKYPYPAAMPEKQFAAVFDINKCIGCQTCSITCKTTWTAGRGQEYMFWNNVESKPYGGYPLYWDSKLLEKIGGGKWNNNTYEGKTIFEKAAEENKSVEGFLPALEDWSYPNMGEDEISGGDVKQGMHIESLPHPIWFFYLPRICNHCSYPACVAACPRQSVYKRPEDGIVLIDQSRCQGYRQCVSGCPYKKPMYNATTNRSEKCVACYPKTEVSLHTQCMEHCIGKIRTQGWLSQPDKADPSNPIDYLVHIKKIALPLYPQFGTQPNIYYIPPIHVPSPYLVQMFGTGVDAAIKAYKAAPSDTTLKGLLVLFGSCAELMTKFEVKNDIAIGYNSKGDVVAQAPIVEPNVIREHYDKARDVYRLDVT